The nucleotide window CATCCGGACAGAGAATCATTGCCGCAAAAGGAGCTCCCGAGGCCCTTCTGCAGGTTTCAGGTTTGTCTTCTGCCGACCTTTCATCACTCAGAAAACTGATTGATGATTTCGGTAAAGAGGGGTATCGGGTTCTTGGTGTCGCAAAATCCATGTTCGCGGCTGAAGAGTTTCCCCAAAAGCAGCAGGAATTGCCCTTTGAATTTCTGGGTTTTGTGGTTTTCCAGGATCCACCCAAACAAGGCATTCAGGAGGTATTTAAAAAGATTAATGACGCCGGTATTAAGGTGAAGGTCATCACCGGCGATAACGCTGTAACCACCCGTGCCATTGCCGCACAGTCCGGTATTGTAAATGCCGGCCATTATATAACAGGAGAAGAACTTACAGGGCTGAGCGAGAATGAACTCCGTCGGAGAGCAGATGATAAGGTATTATTTGCCAGAATGTTTCCGGAAGCCAAATTGGCGGTTGTAAATGCGCTGAAAAAAAATGGGGAAGTTGTGGCGATGCTGGGTGATGGTGTTAATGATGGTCCGGCACTTAAAGCGGCCCATATCGGTGTTGCTATGGGGGTGAAAGGAACCGAAATAGCCAGGGCGGCCGCGTCGCTGGTACTCACTAATGACGACCTGTCCAAACTGCTTATTGCCATTGCAGCCGGAAGGCGGATTTACAGCAATATTAAGAAAGCGGTACAGTATATTATTTCCATTCATATTCCGATCATCCTGACTGTCTCGATGCCTTTGTTTCTGGGATGGGCTTTTCCGCAGATCTTTACGCCTGTGCACGTGATCTTCCTCGAACTCGTGATGGGGCCTACGTGTTCCATTGTTTATGAAAATGAGCCTATGGAGAAAAATACCATGCTGCGGAAACCGCGGCCCCTTAGGGAAACCTTTCTGACCTGGCGGGAGCTTAGTATCAGTGTCATTCAGGGTTTGGTTATCAGTGCAGGTGTTCTGTCCGTTTATCAGTTTACCCACAGCAGGGGTGGTGACGAAGAAACCGTACGTTCCATGGTTTTTACAACCTTAATATTTGCCAATATCCTGTTAAGTCTGTCTAACCGTTCATTTTATTATTCAGTATTTGAGAGTTTCCGGAACCGTAATCGATTACTTGTATACGTCACTGCTGCTACTTTAACTGTTTTAACAGCGATGCTGTATGTGGATGAGGTAAGGACCTTTTTCAGGATGGCAAGTCTCAATTATGAGCAGGTCCTCACAGGTTTGGCCGTTGCGGCTGCTTCCGTTCTATGGTTCGAACTGTATAAGCTGACCAAAAGATTAGTGTTTACACCGGATAAGTATAGCGCTGAAAAATAATGAAGCGGATGACAGCTTAATGAAAAAACGCTTACCCGGCAGGTAAGCGCTTGAAAATATTCTGTTGACAAGAGGCTAGTCAAGGCCACCTTTCCGCGTGGGTTCACGAAGTTCGGGCCATTTCATCGGTTGTCCCGTTCTTTCGTCCAAAGGCAGTTTAATCCTTTCGCCACTGGCTTTTTCAGGATCTTCGCTGGCCATATAGGTAAGGATGGCGATGAGTGCCACATTACTTTTCAAATCATCAAAAACAATTTTATCATAGGTATCGCGGTTGGTATGCCAGGTATAATTTCCGTAACTCCAGTTCAGTGATCCCAGCATAAAGGCTGGCACGCCTGCGGCCACAAAAGAAGCATGGTCCGAACCGCCACCGCCCGGTGTGCCGGGAAATGTAGTTTTAATATCTTTTGTAAGTTCCTTCGGAACAGCATTCAGCCAGCGGTTCAGATAGTCATAGGAGTGAAGGAACCCTTGTCCGCTGATGTTTGCAACGCGTCCAGTTCCGTTGTCCTGATTAAATACTGCCTGGATCTTTGGCATCTGGTCTTTATGTGCCGAAACATAGGCGCGCGAACCATTCAGGCCCTGTTCTTCACTGCCCCAAAGGCCTACAATTATTGATCTTTTAGGATTAGGATAAACCTTTTTCAAAATCCGCGCAACCTCCATCATGGTAATGGTCCCGGTACCGTTATCTGTAGCTCCGGTTCCGCCATCCCACGAGTCCAGGTGCGCCGAAATGATGATGTATTCGTCCGGCTTTTCGGTGCCTTTTATTTCGGCAACAGTGTTGAAGGTAGGCGCCATGCCTCTGTCTTTGGAGCTTGCCTGAATCTTAATCCTAGGCACTGTGCCATGCTGTGTCATACGGTACAGCTGACCGTAATCTTCCAGGGAAATATCCA belongs to Chryseobacterium sp. and includes:
- a CDS encoding cation-translocating P-type ATPase encodes the protein MDMQLPKNLTGLTAEQVAMSRESHGYNSMTAAPKNTWFTILTDILKEPMLILLMLIAVIYLVVGNYGEALFMLAAIVLVSGISFYQDNRSKKALEALQRLNEPLSKVIRNSTVIQIPTHEIVVGDLCIAAEGQMINADGRIVYSNDFTVNEASLTGESFTVSKDNSEADSQVYSGTVAVSGLAVFEVEAVGADTKIGKIGDSLSSITEQKSPLQQQIEKFVKGMAVLGAIVFLLVCAVNWYHTRSFTDSLLNGLTLAMSILPEEIPVAFTTFMALGAWKLMQQGIIIKKSSVVETLGSTTVICTDKTGTITENSMHLKLIYNFNENRTYTEDEFDALGLREIVSYAMWSSEPIPFDPMEKTLHKVYSKTAVIDLRSAYQMYHEYPLEGKPPMMTHVFRNTSGQRIIAAKGAPEALLQVSGLSSADLSSLRKLIDDFGKEGYRVLGVAKSMFAAEEFPQKQQELPFEFLGFVVFQDPPKQGIQEVFKKINDAGIKVKVITGDNAVTTRAIAAQSGIVNAGHYITGEELTGLSENELRRRADDKVLFARMFPEAKLAVVNALKKNGEVVAMLGDGVNDGPALKAAHIGVAMGVKGTEIARAAASLVLTNDDLSKLLIAIAAGRRIYSNIKKAVQYIISIHIPIILTVSMPLFLGWAFPQIFTPVHVIFLELVMGPTCSIVYENEPMEKNTMLRKPRPLRETFLTWRELSISVIQGLVISAGVLSVYQFTHSRGGDEETVRSMVFTTLIFANILLSLSNRSFYYSVFESFRNRNRLLVYVTAATLTVLTAMLYVDEVRTFFRMASLNYEQVLTGLAVAAASVLWFELYKLTKRLVFTPDKYSAEK
- a CDS encoding M20/M25/M40 family metallo-hydrolase, producing the protein MKNYSKIVMISAALSCTFTWGQTSRETTVGSIMTETYNNSELERLAYELLDGIGPRLVGSPKMQQSHDWAVNQFKKWGIEARNEQWGEWKSWERGPSYIEMVHPYAKSLEGMQLAFSPATPSRGITADVLMLPIFGTKEEFTAWLPKVKGKLVMVSPYQSSGRPDYNWKEFATPESYDRMKKESEEASRRWQNSIKVTGETSRTMNQKLEEAGAAGIISSNWSRGFGVNKIFSAGTKKIPVVDISLEDYGQLYRMTQHGTVPRIKIQASSKDRGMAPTFNTVAEIKGTEKPDEYIIISAHLDSWDGGTGATDNGTGTITMMEVARILKKVYPNPKRSIIVGLWGSEEQGLNGSRAYVSAHKDQMPKIQAVFNQDNGTGRVANISGQGFLHSYDYLNRWLNAVPKELTKDIKTTFPGTPGGGGSDHASFVAAGVPAFMLGSLNWSYGNYTWHTNRDTYDKIVFDDLKSNVALIAILTYMASEDPEKASGERIKLPLDERTGQPMKWPELREPTRKGGLD